From Ptychodera flava strain L36383 chromosome 2, AS_Pfla_20210202, whole genome shotgun sequence, the proteins below share one genomic window:
- the LOC139120386 gene encoding uncharacterized protein isoform X2 has product MTIDLLQEYEINRIRLHLSKDVQSDGVARIRVGNSLKASENEVCARVKNRKGGLLLFSKCGASGRYIIVQQLRDWGKSNLCEVEALIPACKFPVKLSNAAEGKEYFESITRAAMDVERRFSFYKAERIFDSSWLIDLGEVSDVYEVTLINRDTCDEYPAMDTEVRVGNDNQATFKSNDVCNQVMHRRIGKKREKVTFQCGCETPMKGRYVTGTVQKPQSSLQHVCVLQVMTG; this is encoded by the exons ATGACAATTGACCTCTTGCAAGAATATGAGATAAATCGTATAAGACTCCATCTGTCAAAGGACGTCC AGTCTGACGGTGTTGCTAGAATCCGTGTTGGAAACAGCCTAAAGGCCAGCGAGAACGAAGTTTGCGCAAGAGTTAAGAATAGAAAGGGTGGATTGCTGCTGTTTTCGAAGTGCGGGGCGTCCGGCAGATACATAATAGTGCAGCAACTTAGAGACTGGGGCAAGTCAAATCTTTGCGAGGTTGAAGCCCTTATTCCAG CCTGCAAATTTCCTGTAAAATTGAGCAATGCTGCAGAGGGTAAAGAGTATTTTGAAAGTATAACCAGGGCTGCAATGGATGTAGAAAGAAGATTTTCTTTCTACAAAGCGGAGAGAATCTTCGATTCTTCTTGGCTGATCGATCTGGGAGAAGTGAGTGATGTTTATGAAGTTACTCTAATCAACAGAGATACCTGCGATG AATACCCGGCTATGGATACTGAAGTCCGTGTGGGCAATGACAATCAGGCCACCTTCAAAAGTAACGATGTGTGCAACCAGGTCATGCACCGCAGAATTGGCAAAAAGAGAGAAAAGGTTACTTTCCAGTGCGGCTGCGAGACGCCGATGAAAGGCCGTTACGTCACTGGAACCGTGCAGAAACCTCAATCGTCGTTGCAACACGTATGCGTGTTACAGGTGATGACTGGGTAG